One window from the genome of Jiangella alba encodes:
- a CDS encoding LysE family transporter: MTAAVVAGLLAGYGIAIPVGAVGAYLVALTARTSLTVGAGAALGIAAVDGGYAVAAVLGGAALAGAIEPYATPLRWASAAVLLVMAVAGTVAAVRRHRAAPSVADPDDGRADRVTPVAAFLRFAGITVINPMTVVYFAALVIGSGAQLAGGAEAVVFVAAAFAASASWQLLLAGGGALLGRYVTGPRGRLMTAFVSSAVILVLAVRMVVTGGE, encoded by the coding sequence GCGATCCCGGTCGGGGCCGTCGGCGCCTACCTGGTGGCCCTCACAGCGCGCACCTCGCTCACGGTGGGCGCGGGCGCGGCGCTGGGCATCGCGGCCGTCGACGGCGGCTACGCGGTCGCCGCGGTGCTCGGCGGGGCCGCGCTGGCCGGCGCCATCGAGCCGTACGCCACGCCACTGCGCTGGGCGTCGGCCGCCGTGCTGCTGGTCATGGCCGTCGCGGGGACGGTCGCCGCGGTACGGCGGCACCGGGCCGCGCCCAGCGTCGCGGACCCCGACGACGGCCGCGCCGACCGGGTCACGCCGGTCGCCGCGTTCCTGCGCTTCGCCGGCATCACCGTGATCAACCCGATGACCGTCGTCTACTTCGCCGCCCTGGTCATCGGCAGCGGCGCACAGCTGGCCGGGGGCGCCGAGGCGGTCGTGTTCGTCGCCGCCGCGTTCGCCGCGTCGGCCAGCTGGCAACTGCTGCTGGCCGGCGGGGGAGCGCTGCTCGGACGGTACGTGACGGGCCCGCGCGGCCGGTTGATGACGGCGTTCGTGTCCAGCGCCGTGATCCTGGTGCTGGCCGTGCGCATGGTCGTCACGGGCGGCGAGTAA
- a CDS encoding GNAT family N-acetyltransferase, giving the protein MRDAGHATLVTDRLLLRRPQPGDVDVIFDIYRDPRTSEHNPSNLLRDRGGAENLYQSWDEHWRSAGFGYWTVLPHGSDRPVGFCGLKYMWFHDDQVTNLFYGFDPAWWGRGLAAEAARAAVGWAAKHLPGVAVVARIRPDNHASQRVAVRAGLNRAEHLDGLGFDGLEWVYVTT; this is encoded by the coding sequence GTGAGGGACGCCGGGCACGCGACGCTCGTGACGGACCGGCTGCTGCTCCGGCGGCCGCAACCCGGCGACGTCGACGTCATCTTCGACATCTATCGCGACCCGCGGACCAGCGAGCACAACCCGTCCAACCTGCTGCGCGACCGCGGCGGCGCGGAGAACCTGTACCAGAGCTGGGACGAGCACTGGCGCAGCGCGGGGTTCGGCTACTGGACGGTGCTGCCGCACGGCTCCGACCGGCCGGTCGGGTTCTGCGGGCTCAAGTACATGTGGTTCCACGACGACCAGGTGACGAACCTGTTCTACGGCTTCGACCCGGCGTGGTGGGGGCGCGGGCTGGCCGCCGAGGCCGCCCGCGCCGCCGTCGGGTGGGCCGCGAAGCACCTGCCCGGCGTGGCCGTCGTCGCCCGGATCCGGCCGGACAACCACGCGTCGCAACGGGTGGCCGTCCGGGCCGGGTTGAACCGGGCCGAGCACCTCGACGGGCTCGGCTTCGACGGGCTGGAGTGGGTCTACGTCACGACGTAG
- a CDS encoding cation:proton antiporter — MHADLIGLGGIVLLAGLLARFGRRYGFPTVPCYMLVGILLGPGTPGPVLVEHPEDLALLASLGLVLLLFHLGVEFPAEQVLGSGRRLFIAAGVYIGLNVSAGLALGFALGWGTSEALVIAGALGISSSAIATKLLIELRRLTNAETPIILGIIVIEDMFLAFYLALLSPVLNDSGSTADFVVDLLVSFGFLVLLFALARWGARAISLLLDSREDELLAILMVGLVVLVAGIALEVGVSEAIGALMIGLVVSRTTLKERVEQLVLPLRDVFAAIFFVSFGLTIDVNDLGAVALPVAIAAVVTLVTNMTAGIVTARLFGFNQRAATNIGLTVLGRGEFSLILATLAIAAGLDERMGPFVALYVLVLAIAAPLLAAQSKHFTWCVPDRLLRSRWQYVRAETMSTSCIHQDQMEITETDVDVCQQCVDEGGTWVQLRLCMKCGLVACCDDSPARHSRAHYQDEHHPVIQSLEPGADWQYCYVDEILVREPLGRSRTTS, encoded by the coding sequence GTGCACGCGGACCTCATCGGCCTGGGCGGCATCGTCCTGCTCGCCGGGCTGCTGGCCCGGTTCGGCCGCCGCTACGGGTTCCCGACGGTGCCCTGCTACATGCTGGTCGGCATCCTGCTCGGCCCGGGCACGCCCGGTCCGGTGCTGGTCGAGCACCCCGAGGACCTCGCGCTGCTGGCGTCCCTCGGCCTCGTGCTGCTGCTGTTCCACCTGGGCGTCGAGTTCCCCGCCGAGCAGGTGCTGGGCAGCGGGAGGCGGCTGTTCATCGCGGCGGGCGTCTACATCGGGCTCAACGTCAGCGCCGGCCTGGCGCTCGGCTTCGCGCTGGGCTGGGGGACGTCCGAGGCGCTGGTGATCGCCGGCGCGCTGGGCATCTCGTCGTCGGCCATCGCGACGAAACTGCTGATCGAGCTGCGCCGGCTGACGAACGCCGAGACGCCGATCATCCTCGGCATCATCGTCATCGAGGACATGTTCCTCGCGTTCTACCTGGCGCTGCTGTCGCCGGTGCTGAACGACTCGGGCTCGACCGCCGACTTCGTCGTCGACCTGCTGGTCAGCTTCGGGTTCCTGGTGCTGCTGTTCGCGCTGGCCAGGTGGGGTGCGCGGGCCATCTCGCTGCTCCTCGACAGCCGCGAGGACGAGCTGCTGGCGATCCTCATGGTGGGGCTGGTCGTGCTGGTGGCCGGCATCGCGCTCGAGGTGGGCGTGTCCGAGGCGATCGGCGCGCTGATGATCGGCCTGGTGGTGTCGCGGACGACGTTGAAGGAGCGGGTCGAGCAGCTGGTGCTGCCGCTGCGCGACGTGTTCGCGGCGATCTTCTTCGTGTCGTTCGGGCTGACCATCGACGTCAACGACCTCGGCGCCGTCGCGCTGCCGGTGGCCATCGCGGCTGTCGTCACGCTGGTGACGAACATGACGGCCGGCATCGTCACGGCCCGGTTGTTCGGGTTCAACCAGCGGGCGGCCACGAACATCGGGCTGACGGTGCTGGGCCGCGGCGAGTTCTCGCTGATCCTGGCGACGCTGGCCATCGCGGCCGGGCTGGACGAGCGCATGGGCCCGTTCGTCGCGCTGTACGTGCTGGTGCTGGCCATCGCGGCGCCGCTGCTGGCGGCGCAGTCGAAGCACTTCACCTGGTGCGTACCGGACCGGCTGCTGCGCTCGCGCTGGCAGTACGTCCGCGCCGAGACCATGAGCACGTCCTGCATCCACCAGGACCAGATGGAGATCACCGAGACCGACGTCGACGTCTGCCAGCAGTGCGTCGACGAAGGCGGCACCTGGGTGCAGCTGCGGCTGTGCATGAAGTGCGGCCTGGTGGCCTGCTGCGACGACTCCCCCGCCCGGCACTCGCGGGCGCACTACCAGGACGAGCACCACCCCGTCATCCAGTCGCTGGAGCCGGGCGCGGACTGGCAGTACTGCTACGTCGACGAGATCCTGGTGCGCGAGCCGCTGGGACGGTCGCGGACTACGTCGTGA
- a CDS encoding potassium transporter TrkA, translated as MGQGVHMQELPGIGKRYDIDLGSATQRVSVVVRQGNIRDLYVFAGKGDEPTAVLELTREQALKLGAVLTGTFFEG; from the coding sequence ATGGGCCAGGGCGTGCACATGCAGGAGCTGCCGGGCATCGGCAAGCGCTACGACATCGACCTCGGCAGCGCGACGCAGCGCGTGTCCGTCGTCGTGCGGCAGGGCAACATCCGCGACCTCTACGTCTTCGCCGGCAAGGGCGACGAGCCGACCGCCGTCCTCGAGCTGACCCGGGAGCAGGCGCTGAAGCTCGGCGCCGTGCTCACGGGCACGTTCTTCGAGGGTTAG
- the metG gene encoding methionine--tRNA ligase, which translates to MTTSRFYVTTSIPYVNGAPHLGHALELVQADVLARHRRRRGQPVRFLTGTDDNALKNVVAARAAGVPTRQFVDANAAGFVALHEPLALSVDDVIRTSTDPRHRPGVHRLWERCAARGDFYRRTYTGRYCAGCEQFYTAAELVDGVCPEHGVEPEEVNEENWFFRLSRYQDELLRVLESGAVRVEPAAKRAEVLAFVRAGLRDVSVSRPAERAGGWGIPVPGDPGQVVYVWWDALANYVTALGYGGAGDDAYRDWWTGSADRVHVIGKGIVRFHAVYWLAQLLAAGLPLPTAILVHDYLTADGVKLAKSGGATADPSALVARYGTDALRWWFVREVPRTGDTDFTEQRLVARHDLELANGLGNLVQRTLTLVHRRTGGVVGPPGTGALADAADALPAAVDRALDGFDLRAATAALVAVVDLANRTIEAERPWERRAGADTVLATLVHACRVVAAELEPFVPGGAARLRAQLAEGERVGHPEPSFLRLRRP; encoded by the coding sequence ATGACCACCAGCCGCTTCTACGTCACCACGTCCATCCCGTACGTCAACGGCGCGCCGCACCTCGGCCACGCGCTCGAACTGGTCCAGGCCGACGTGCTCGCCCGGCACCGGCGACGACGCGGGCAGCCGGTCCGGTTCCTCACCGGCACCGACGACAACGCGCTGAAGAACGTCGTCGCGGCGCGGGCGGCGGGCGTGCCGACGAGGCAGTTCGTCGACGCCAACGCGGCCGGCTTCGTCGCGCTGCACGAGCCGCTGGCGCTGTCGGTCGACGACGTCATCCGGACCAGCACCGACCCGCGGCATCGGCCCGGCGTGCACCGGCTCTGGGAGCGCTGCGCCGCCCGCGGCGACTTCTACCGGCGCACCTACACCGGCCGGTACTGCGCCGGCTGCGAGCAGTTCTACACCGCCGCCGAGCTGGTGGACGGCGTCTGCCCGGAGCACGGGGTCGAGCCCGAGGAGGTGAACGAGGAGAACTGGTTCTTCCGGCTGTCCCGGTACCAGGACGAGCTGCTGCGCGTGCTGGAGTCCGGCGCCGTCCGCGTCGAGCCGGCGGCCAAGCGCGCCGAGGTGCTCGCGTTCGTCCGCGCCGGCCTGCGCGACGTCAGCGTGTCGCGCCCGGCCGAGCGGGCCGGCGGCTGGGGCATCCCGGTCCCCGGCGACCCGGGCCAGGTCGTCTACGTCTGGTGGGACGCGCTGGCCAACTACGTGACGGCGCTCGGTTACGGCGGCGCCGGCGACGACGCGTACCGCGACTGGTGGACGGGATCGGCCGATCGCGTGCACGTCATCGGCAAGGGCATCGTGCGCTTCCACGCGGTCTACTGGCTGGCCCAGCTGCTCGCGGCCGGGCTGCCGCTGCCGACCGCGATCCTCGTGCACGACTACCTGACGGCGGACGGCGTCAAGCTGGCCAAGAGCGGCGGCGCCACCGCCGACCCGTCCGCCCTGGTCGCGCGGTACGGCACCGACGCGCTGCGCTGGTGGTTCGTCCGCGAGGTGCCGCGCACCGGCGACACCGACTTCACCGAGCAGCGGCTGGTCGCGCGGCACGACCTCGAGCTGGCCAACGGGCTGGGCAACCTGGTGCAGCGGACGCTCACGCTGGTTCACCGGCGCACCGGCGGGGTCGTCGGCCCGCCCGGCACCGGCGCCCTCGCCGACGCCGCCGACGCGCTGCCGGCCGCCGTCGACCGGGCGCTGGACGGTTTCGACCTGCGCGCCGCGACGGCCGCACTGGTCGCCGTCGTCGACCTCGCGAACCGGACGATCGAGGCCGAGCGGCCGTGGGAGCGCCGGGCCGGCGCCGACACCGTCCTGGCCACGCTGGTGCACGCCTGCCGGGTCGTCGCCGCGGAGTTGGAGCCGTTCGTGCCCGGCGGCGCGGCCCGGCTGCGGGCGCAACTCGCCGAGGGCGAACGGGTCGGGCACCCCGAGCCCTCGTTTCTCCGGCTTCGCCGACCCTAA
- a CDS encoding HAD-IG family 5'-nucleotidase, whose protein sequence is MTPPDGLERGVYANRTLNLRSVQAIGYDMDYTLIHYRTDAWERTAFEHATRVLAAGDYPVAGLAFEPDRYLQGLVIDLDLGNLVKATRFGYVIQAQHGTRQLSFDELRTTYNGVTVDLNNPRFRFMNTLFTISESALYAQFVDRLDDGTIPGPLGYDELYRIVSAALDESHTTGALKAEIVADPDRFCDVDPSTAQTLIDQRLAGKRLLLITNSDWSYTKAMMSYAFDRHVPSGSWRDLFDFVVVAAAKPRFFSEVEPVFRVVDAERGLLQPHWGPLKTGEVYHGGCARQVEQSLGLTGAEILYVGDHLFGDVHVTKSALRWRTALIMRELEAEIEAAQAFAADEASLRRLMAEKAVLEDRLAQARMALLRPGDPAATGPAGSGPSRGSREAVESLREALRALDERVAPLARAAAELGNPTWGPMMRAGNDKSLFARQVEKYADIYTSRVANLGQRTPFAFLRAARTSLPHDLMPREIAPE, encoded by the coding sequence ATGACGCCTCCGGACGGGCTGGAACGCGGTGTCTACGCCAACCGCACGCTGAACCTGCGCTCGGTGCAGGCCATCGGCTACGACATGGACTACACGCTCATCCACTACCGCACCGACGCGTGGGAGCGCACGGCCTTCGAGCACGCCACCCGGGTGCTCGCGGCCGGCGACTACCCCGTCGCCGGGCTGGCGTTCGAGCCCGACCGGTACCTGCAGGGGCTGGTCATCGACCTCGACCTCGGCAACCTCGTCAAGGCCACCCGGTTCGGCTACGTCATCCAGGCCCAGCACGGCACCCGGCAGCTGTCCTTCGACGAGCTGCGCACCACCTACAACGGCGTCACCGTCGACCTCAACAACCCGCGCTTCCGGTTCATGAACACGCTGTTCACGATCTCCGAGTCGGCGCTCTACGCCCAGTTCGTCGACCGCCTCGACGACGGCACCATCCCCGGCCCGCTCGGCTACGACGAGCTGTACCGCATCGTGTCGGCGGCGCTCGACGAGTCGCACACCACCGGTGCCCTGAAGGCCGAGATCGTCGCCGACCCGGACCGCTTCTGCGACGTCGACCCGTCCACCGCGCAGACGCTGATCGACCAGCGGCTGGCCGGGAAGCGGCTGCTGCTGATCACGAACAGCGACTGGTCGTACACGAAGGCGATGATGAGCTACGCGTTCGACCGGCACGTGCCGTCCGGGTCGTGGCGCGACCTGTTCGACTTCGTCGTCGTGGCGGCCGCGAAGCCGCGGTTCTTCTCCGAGGTCGAGCCGGTGTTCCGGGTCGTCGACGCCGAGCGCGGGCTGCTGCAGCCGCACTGGGGGCCGCTGAAGACCGGCGAGGTCTACCACGGCGGCTGCGCCCGGCAGGTCGAGCAGAGCCTCGGCCTCACCGGCGCCGAGATCCTCTACGTCGGAGACCACCTCTTCGGCGACGTCCACGTCACCAAGTCGGCGCTGCGCTGGCGCACCGCGCTGATCATGCGCGAGCTGGAGGCCGAGATCGAGGCCGCGCAGGCGTTCGCCGCCGACGAGGCCTCGCTGCGGCGGCTGATGGCGGAGAAGGCGGTGCTGGAGGACCGGCTGGCGCAGGCCCGCATGGCGCTGCTGCGCCCGGGCGACCCGGCCGCGACCGGCCCGGCCGGGTCCGGCCCGTCCCGGGGCTCGCGCGAGGCGGTCGAGTCGCTGCGCGAGGCCCTGCGCGCGCTGGACGAGCGGGTCGCGCCGCTGGCCCGGGCCGCCGCCGAGCTCGGCAACCCCACCTGGGGCCCGATGATGCGGGCCGGCAACGACAAGAGCCTGTTCGCCCGGCAGGTCGAGAAGTACGCCGACATCTACACGTCGCGGGTGGCCAACCTCGGCCAGCGCACGCCGTTCGCGTTCCTGCGGGCGGCGCGGACGTCGTTGCCGCACGACCTCATGCCACGCGAGATCGCCCCGGAGTAG
- a CDS encoding rhodanese-like domain-containing protein → MSPRVEALLDAARARIVRLTPEQAAHAVTYERALLVDTRPAADRARFGAIPGALVVERNVLEWRLDPTSPHRVEQADDPRRTVIVFCNEGYASSLAAASLRDLGLVNATDLAGGFHAWAAAGLPVKGRAATP, encoded by the coding sequence ATGAGCCCGCGCGTCGAGGCACTGCTGGACGCGGCCCGCGCGCGCATCGTCCGGCTCACCCCGGAGCAGGCCGCGCACGCCGTCACCTACGAGCGGGCACTGCTGGTCGACACCCGTCCCGCCGCGGACCGGGCGCGGTTCGGCGCCATCCCGGGCGCGCTGGTGGTCGAGCGCAACGTGCTGGAGTGGCGGCTGGACCCGACCAGCCCGCACCGGGTCGAGCAGGCCGACGACCCGCGGCGCACCGTCATCGTGTTCTGCAACGAGGGGTACGCGTCCAGCCTCGCCGCCGCGTCGCTGCGCGACCTCGGGCTGGTCAACGCGACAGACCTGGCCGGCGGCTTCCACGCGTGGGCCGCGGCGGGCCTTCCGGTCAAGGGACGGGCCGCCACACCCTAG
- a CDS encoding cysteine dioxygenase, whose amino-acid sequence MTIAPTPVPLRDLVDLTRTVAAEVRAGRHPVHFDADDRWSLRLSSDPYTDVWLISWTQEQSTELHDHAGSLGALTVVSGVVTERFWTGTSGLRERRLRGGRGIGFPVGHVHDVVNTQPEPAVTVHAYSPPLTAMGYYEVDGAGALRRVRTVLTDEPEPAR is encoded by the coding sequence ATGACCATCGCACCCACGCCCGTCCCGCTGCGCGACCTCGTCGACCTGACCCGCACCGTCGCCGCCGAGGTGCGGGCCGGCCGGCACCCCGTCCACTTCGACGCCGACGACCGGTGGTCGCTGCGGCTGTCCAGCGACCCGTACACCGACGTCTGGCTGATCAGCTGGACGCAGGAACAGTCCACCGAACTGCACGACCACGCCGGGTCGCTCGGCGCGCTGACCGTCGTGTCCGGCGTCGTCACCGAGCGGTTCTGGACCGGGACGTCCGGGCTGCGCGAGCGCCGGCTGCGCGGCGGCCGGGGCATCGGGTTCCCGGTCGGCCACGTGCACGACGTCGTCAACACCCAGCCCGAGCCGGCGGTGACGGTGCACGCGTACTCGCCGCCGCTCACCGCGATGGGCTACTACGAGGTCGACGGCGCCGGCGCGCTGCGGCGGGTGCGGACCGTCCTCACCGACGAGCCGGAGCCGGCCCGATGA
- a CDS encoding carbohydrate ABC transporter permease has product MTTVTAAGPGAPPRRRSAGLLTVLTWIIGIVFFFPVLWMVITAFKHEADAYTDPPSLFFTPTLEQFRALFDAGAWPYFLNSLFATTVSTLLVLLLAVPAAYALAIRPVKKTQDVLFFFISTKMLPVVAVIVPIYVIAGRVGALDNVWTLVVLYTAMNLPIAVWMMRSFLQEIPAEVLEAASVDGASLRQTLLRVMLPMVAPGLAATTLICVIFSWNEFFFSVNLTASQAATVPLFLVGFMTSEGLYWAQLAAAATLASLPVVLAGWVAQKQLVRGLSMGAIK; this is encoded by the coding sequence ATGACCACCGTCACCGCCGCCGGACCTGGAGCCCCGCCCCGCCGCCGCTCCGCCGGCCTGCTCACCGTCCTGACCTGGATCATCGGGATCGTCTTCTTCTTCCCGGTGCTCTGGATGGTGATCACCGCGTTCAAGCACGAGGCCGACGCGTACACCGACCCGCCGAGCCTCTTCTTCACCCCGACGCTGGAGCAGTTCCGCGCGCTGTTCGACGCCGGCGCCTGGCCGTACTTCCTCAACTCGCTGTTCGCGACGACGGTGTCGACGCTGCTGGTGCTGCTGCTGGCGGTGCCGGCGGCGTACGCGCTGGCGATCCGGCCGGTGAAGAAGACGCAGGACGTGCTGTTCTTCTTCATCTCGACGAAGATGCTGCCGGTCGTGGCGGTGATCGTGCCGATCTACGTCATCGCCGGGCGCGTCGGCGCGCTGGACAACGTGTGGACGCTGGTCGTGCTGTACACGGCGATGAACCTGCCGATCGCGGTGTGGATGATGCGCTCGTTCCTGCAGGAGATCCCGGCCGAGGTGCTCGAGGCGGCCTCGGTCGACGGCGCGTCGCTGCGGCAGACGCTGCTGCGCGTCATGCTGCCCATGGTGGCGCCCGGACTGGCGGCGACGACGCTGATCTGCGTGATCTTCTCGTGGAACGAGTTCTTCTTCTCCGTCAACCTCACCGCGTCGCAGGCCGCGACGGTGCCGCTGTTCCTCGTCGGCTTCATGACCAGCGAGGGCCTGTACTGGGCGCAGCTGGCCGCGGCGGCGACGCTGGCCTCGCTGCCGGTGGTGCTGGCCGGGTGGGTGGCGCAGAAGCAGCTCGTCCGCGGGCTGTCGATGGGCGCGATCAAGTAG
- a CDS encoding carbohydrate ABC transporter permease, with product MAVPPRPAAPARAPVHSARREGWRRRAPLLPALVFAIVVTQIPFLVTLWYSLNSWNLVRPGSERFVGLSNYVDVFADRVFRQAALNTIVITGGCVIVSMLLGVGLALLLDRRFVGRSVVRTLIITPFLIMPVAGALVWKTTMLDPLFGIVNFVLSPFGAGDYDWTSSAPLVSVVAALVWQWTPFMALLVLAGLQSQGRDVLEAAQVDGAGAARTFRSITLPHLRRYIELGVLLGAIYVVNTFDQIYIMTQGGPGTASANLPFYIYQRAFLGFDVGQAAAMGVVVVIGTIVVATLALRLLFRSFAQEDR from the coding sequence ATCGCCGTCCCGCCGCGACCGGCCGCCCCGGCGCGCGCGCCCGTCCACTCCGCTCGCCGCGAGGGCTGGCGGCGGCGGGCGCCGCTGCTGCCCGCGCTGGTCTTCGCCATCGTCGTGACGCAGATCCCGTTCCTCGTCACGCTCTGGTACTCGCTGAACTCGTGGAACCTGGTCCGGCCGGGCTCCGAGCGGTTCGTCGGGCTGTCCAACTACGTCGACGTCTTCGCCGACCGGGTGTTCCGCCAGGCCGCCCTCAACACCATCGTCATCACCGGCGGCTGCGTGATCGTCTCGATGCTGCTGGGCGTCGGGCTGGCGCTGCTGCTGGACCGCCGGTTCGTCGGCCGGTCGGTGGTGCGGACGCTGATCATCACGCCCTTCCTCATCATGCCGGTGGCCGGCGCGCTGGTGTGGAAGACGACGATGCTGGACCCGCTGTTCGGCATCGTGAACTTCGTGCTGTCGCCGTTCGGCGCGGGCGACTACGACTGGACCAGCTCCGCGCCGCTGGTGTCTGTCGTCGCCGCCCTGGTGTGGCAGTGGACGCCGTTCATGGCGCTGCTGGTGCTGGCCGGGCTGCAGAGCCAGGGCCGCGACGTGCTGGAGGCCGCGCAGGTCGACGGTGCCGGCGCGGCCCGGACGTTCCGCTCGATCACGCTGCCGCACCTGCGCCGCTACATCGAGCTGGGCGTGCTGCTGGGCGCGATCTACGTGGTCAACACGTTCGACCAGATCTACATCATGACGCAGGGCGGTCCCGGCACCGCCAGCGCCAACCTGCCCTTCTACATCTACCAGCGGGCGTTCCTCGGCTTCGACGTCGGCCAGGCGGCGGCCATGGGCGTGGTCGTCGTCATCGGCACCATCGTCGTCGCGACGCTCGCGCTGCGGCTGCTGTTCCGCTCGTTCGCGCAGGAGGACCGATGA
- a CDS encoding ABC transporter substrate-binding protein has translation MSRRTLRLAAAGGSLVLLSACAGAGALTSGSGSGTTIVVAVVSNPQMTDAIALADDFRAAHPGVDVDFVSLPENESRAKITASVATGGGEFDVIMVSNYETAMWAENGWLVDLQPYADATGDYDTEDFIAPVRESLSYEGDMYSVPFYGESSFLVYRQDLFDAAGLTMPERPTWPEVRELAAAIEQANPGMNGICLRGLAGWGENLAPLNTVINTFGGQWFDEDWNARLDSPEVREAVEFYVDLVREHGQAGAATSGFADCATRYGQGQAAMWYDATSMVNVVESPDDSVTAGHNGYAPAPVVETDASGWLYTWSLGIPSSSDHPDEAWDFIAWMTDKDYPHLVAEELGWERVPPGSRTSTYEIPEYAEVAAAFAEPTLSSMEVADQDHTMTTPVPYDGIQFLAIPEFQDLGTRVGQQISAAIAGQISVDEALDQAQRYAETVGESYQEEDS, from the coding sequence ATGAGCCGGCGGACGCTGCGGCTGGCCGCCGCGGGCGGCTCGCTGGTGCTGCTGAGCGCCTGCGCCGGCGCCGGCGCGCTGACGTCCGGATCCGGCTCGGGCACCACCATCGTCGTCGCCGTGGTGTCGAACCCGCAGATGACCGACGCCATCGCGCTGGCCGACGACTTCCGCGCCGCCCACCCCGGCGTCGACGTAGACTTCGTCTCGCTGCCGGAGAACGAGTCGCGGGCGAAGATCACCGCGTCGGTGGCCACCGGCGGCGGCGAGTTCGACGTCATCATGGTCAGCAACTACGAGACCGCCATGTGGGCCGAGAACGGCTGGCTTGTCGACCTCCAGCCCTACGCCGACGCCACCGGCGACTACGACACCGAGGACTTCATCGCCCCGGTCCGCGAGTCGCTGTCCTACGAGGGCGACATGTACTCCGTCCCGTTCTACGGCGAGTCGTCGTTCCTGGTGTACCGGCAGGACCTGTTCGACGCGGCCGGGCTCACCATGCCGGAGCGGCCGACCTGGCCCGAGGTGCGCGAGCTCGCCGCCGCCATCGAGCAGGCCAACCCCGGCATGAACGGCATCTGCCTGCGCGGGCTGGCCGGCTGGGGCGAGAACCTGGCGCCGCTGAACACCGTCATCAACACGTTCGGCGGCCAGTGGTTCGACGAGGACTGGAACGCCCGGCTGGACTCCCCCGAGGTCCGCGAGGCGGTCGAGTTCTACGTCGACCTCGTGCGCGAGCACGGCCAGGCCGGCGCCGCCACCAGCGGGTTCGCCGACTGCGCGACGCGCTACGGCCAGGGCCAGGCGGCCATGTGGTACGACGCGACGTCGATGGTCAACGTGGTCGAGAGCCCCGACGACTCCGTCACCGCCGGCCACAACGGCTACGCACCCGCGCCGGTCGTCGAGACCGACGCCAGCGGCTGGCTGTACACGTGGTCGCTGGGCATCCCGTCGTCGTCGGACCACCCGGACGAGGCGTGGGACTTCATCGCCTGGATGACCGACAAGGACTACCCGCACCTCGTCGCCGAGGAACTGGGCTGGGAGCGGGTGCCGCCGGGCAGCCGCACGTCCACCTACGAGATCCCCGAGTACGCCGAGGTCGCGGCCGCGTTCGCCGAGCCCACGCTGTCGTCGATGGAGGTCGCCGACCAGGACCACACCATGACCACCCCGGTCCCCTACGACGGCATCCAGTTCCTCGCCATCCCGGAGTTCCAGGACCTCGGCACCCGCGTCGGCCAGCAGATCTCCGCCGCCATCGCCGGCCAGATCAGCGTCGACGAGGCGCTGGACCAGGCGCAGCGCTACGCCGAGACCGTCGGCGAGTCGTACCAGGAGGAGGACTCGTGA